A genomic stretch from Arachis stenosperma cultivar V10309 chromosome 3, arast.V10309.gnm1.PFL2, whole genome shotgun sequence includes:
- the LOC130969964 gene encoding protein BEARSKIN2-like, whose protein sequence is MGSSNNGGVPPGFRFHPTDEELLHYYLKKKVSFQKFDMDVIREVDLNKMEPWDLQERCRIGSTPQNEWYFFSHKDRKYPTGSRTNRATNAGFWKATGRDKCIRNTYKKIGMRKTLVFYKGRAPHGQKTDWIMHEYRLEDSNDPQANANEDGWVVCRVFKKKNLFKIGNEGGGGSTHTSSDQQLNNSTATNARSFMQRENHYLLHHHQQQQNPRNGNPSSSSSGFDELDKPELGLHHYPHMQTPHYSLFHHSQPLLHPQAHKPIVYDYSYTPALPSDPPVIAKQLMTNPRDCDSGGSEGLRYQQVSEPGMEVGSCEQAQEMGAAAAARGGGEGMNEWGVLDRLVTGNLGNEDSANKGIRFEDANPHQINQLSLRGEMDFWGYGKQ, encoded by the exons ATGGGTTCTTCTAATAACGGTGGTGTGCCACCGGGGTTTCGATTTCATCCAACTGATGAGGAATTGCTTCATTACTACTTGAAAAAGAAGGTGTCGTTTCAGAAGTTTGACATGGATGTTATTAGAGAGGTCGACCTCAACAAGATGGAGCCTTGGGACTTGCAAG AAAGATGCAGAATAGGATCAACACCACAAAACGAGTGGTATTTCTTCAGCCACAAGGATAGAAAGTACCCAACAGGGTCAAGGACAAACCGAGCAACGAACGCAGGGTTCTGGAAAGCCACGGGAAGAGACAAGTGCATAAGGAACACCTACAAGAAGATTGGGATGAGAAAGACACTAGTGTTCTACAAAGGTAGAGCCCCTCATGGCCAGAAGACTGATTGGATCATGCACGAGTACCGCCTTGAAGATTCCAATGATCCTCAAGCAAATGCCAAC GAAGATGGGTGGGTGGTGTGCAGggtgttcaagaagaagaacctatTCAAGATTGGAAATGAAGGAGGTGGTGGCTCCACACACACCTCATCGGACCAGCAACTCAACAACTCAACGGCCACCAATGCTCGTTCCTTCATGCAAAGGGAAAACCACTACCTACTGCATCACCACCAACAACAGCAAAACCCTAGGAATGGGAACCCATCGTCTTCATCCTCAGGCTTTGATGAGCTCGATAAACCCGAACTCGGTCTCCATCACTATCCTCACATGCAAACCCCACACTATTCACTCTTCCATCACTCCCAACCACTTCTTCATCCCCAGGCCCACAAGCCCATCGTCTACGACTACTCTTATACACCCGCGCTTCCCTCAGACCCTCCTGTCATTGCTAAGCAGCTCATGACTAACCCTAGAGACTGCGACAGCGGTGGCAGCGAGGGTCTGAGGTACCAGCAGGTTTCCGAGCCTGGTATGGAGGTTGGATCATGTGAACAAGCCCAGGAAATGGGCGCGGCCGCGGCCgcaagaggaggaggagaaggaatGAATGAATGGGGTGTGCTCGATAGGCTTGTAACCGGGAACCTTGGAAATGAAGATTCAGCCAACAAAGGGATTAGGTTTGAAGATGCAAATCCACATCAGATTAACCAGCTTTCTTTGAGGGGAGAGATGGATTTCTGGGGCTATGGAAAACAATAA